The Flavobacteriales bacterium DNA segment ATGCTCAATTAAATACAAAAAGTAAGGCTTACAGTAATGATATTAATGAATTTGGAGCAATCCCAAACACCAATATAAGTCCTACAAGCTTAGGTCATCCTGGTACGCTTCCTGTTTTTAACGAGAATACATTAAAATATGCGGTCAGATTAGGGCTTGCATGTCATTCTAATATTACTCGTGATATGCATTTTGATAGAAAAAATTATTTCTATGCTGATTTACCTAAAGGCTACCAAATTACACAAGATAAAACTCCTATCTGTCGAGGTGGTGCCATTATGATTAAAGGTGATGATGGTAATGAAAAAGCTATTGAGCTAACTAGAATTCACATGGAAGAAGATTCTGGAAAGAGTACACATGACATGGATCCATTTGACACGTTAATTGACTTAAACAGAGCCGGAGTACCATTGGTAGAAATAGTTACTGAACCAGTGATTAAGTCTGCCAACGAAGCCTATAATTACCTTACAGAAGTTAGAAAACTCTTACGTTACTTAGAAATTTGTGATGGGAATATGGAAGAGGGAAGTATGCGATGTGATGTGAACATTTCTATTATGCCAAGAGGTTCTAAACAATTTGGACAACGTGTAGAAGTAAAAAACATGAACTCTATGCGTAATGTTGCCAAAGCCATTGAATTTGAAATTGTTAGGCATGCTGAACTGATTGAGAAAGGAGAACCAATTGTACAAGAAACAAGAAATTATGACGCTACGTCAAATTCAACTGTAGGTATGCGTAAAAAAGAAGATGCGCATGACTATAGATATTTTCCTGAACCAGATTTGACACCTCTTCACGTTACTCAAGCATATATAGACCAACAAAAAGAGGCCTTGCCTCCCCTACCTAATGACTTATTTAAAAAGTATCAAAAAGAATTAGGTTTATCTGAATATGACGCTACTAACCTAACAGAAAATAAAGGTATAGCACTTTATTTTGAAGATCTAATTCAAAAGACAAGTAATTATAAATCGGCTGCCAACTGGATGATGGGAAGCATAAAATCTTACTTGAATCAAAATGCTTTAACGATAGCTTCTTTTCCGATAAGTGTCGACAAAATTGCAGCGTTAATTAACATTATTGATGAGGGAAAAATAAGTAACTCTGTTGCCTCACAAAAAGTATTTCCTAAACTGTTAGAAACTCCAAATATATCCCCACTAACCATTGCAAAAGAAAACAATTGGATTACTCAAAGTGACTCTAATACTCTAGAAGACATTGTGTTAACGATATTTAAAGAGAATCCAGCTGAAACTGAACGTTTTAAAAATGGAGAGAAGAAATTAACTGGCTTTTTTATGGGAAAAATAATGAAAGCAACTAAAGGAGCTGCCGACCCAAAAACGACCAATCAAATATTGAATCAAGTGATTCAAAAACTTTAATATAGCATCGCATGAAATTTTTTAAATACACTATTCTTTCAACTCTACTAACAGTTTCTTTAGGTTCTTGTTCAGAAGAACCAAAAGAAGAAAGTCAACCAGTACAAACAACTGATTCGAAAGAAAACATAACATTTGAAAATGCTGTTAGCACAACACCAGAAAACCCTAATGCTACTCACTTTTCTATTCAAGGAACGTTAGCTGAAGGAAAAGATCAAAAGCTATTCCTATACTTTTTTTCTGGTCAACAGCCATCTATTATTGATAGTACTGTGATTCAAGCAGATCACACTTTTAAATTAGAAGGAAAAGGAGAAGGTTATCAGTTTTATGGAGTAGGATCATCTCCCAAAAAACTAAAATTACTTCTATTAAACAGCACAGAACAGGTTACATTATCTGGCGATTACAACCTTATTTCTAAAGCTGACATTGACGGCTCTGCTGATTCTAAAATATTGGATAACTATACTAACCAAAAGCAAGAGTTTTATACCAAAATGCAAGAATTACAAAATAAAATTCAGTCCTTTCCTCAAAATACCAACAGTCCAGAAAGGAATGCGCTTTTAAAAGAATCAGAAGCTTTAACTATTGAATTCACCAAATTTGTAACCAACTTTATTGACCAAAATATTGAATCTCCTGCTATACTTTCTACTACTGGAGACCTTTTTGATCCTAATAGCCAAATGGTCTATCTAAAAAAAATAGAAAACACATTGGCTAAAACAATGAACAATTCTATTTACCATAATTCATTAAAAGCCAACATTGCTAAGCTCCAACAACAAATGACCATGCAACAACCTAAACAAAATGGCAACGCTCAGGTTGGAATGCAAGCGCAAGAATTAAATTTCCCATCTCCTTCTGGTGAAAAAATCGCTTTGAGCAGTTTAAGAGGAAAAGTAGTTCTTATCGACTTTTGGGCCTCATGGTGTAAACCTTGTAGAATGGAAAATCCCAATGTTGTTAGACTTTATAATGAATATAAAGATAAAGGCTTTACTGTATATAGTGTTTCTTTGGATAAGGATAAAGGAAGATGGGAAAATGCAATCAAACAAGACGGTCTGGTATGGCCAAATCATGTGAGTGATTTGAAAGGTTGGCAATCCGCTGCTTCTGCATTGTATGGTGTTAACGGCATTCCATATACTGTATTAATCGATAAAGATGGTAAGGTAATTGCTACAAGTCTGAGGGGAATTCAATTAGAACAAAAACTTAAAGAAATCTTAGGCTAAAACAACCAAAATATGAAAAACTTACTATTTATATCTTCACTATTCTTAGGTAGTCTTTCGATCATCGCGCAAAAAGATGGAAGAAAAAACATTAAAATGTCTGGGAAGATCGCTGAAGCCCAAGGGAAGACAATATTTATCAACAGTTTTAAAAACAACAAAATGGTTCCGCTAGATTCAGCAACCATTAATAAAAAAGGAAAATTTAAACTTCAATTTTCAGTTCCTGCTGATAAAGCATTTTATAGTTTATCGTTCACTCCTAAAAATTATGCCTTATTAATTTTAGACAGTGCTTCTACTTCCTCTAAAATAACTTTTAATTCTCCTTCTACTACCATTACCAAAGATTACGAAATTACTGGTTCGAAAGAATCTGAAGACATCCTTAAATTTACAACTATTGTAAATAATTTTCAAGGTGAATTAAATCAATTAAAAGCTGCTTATGAACATCCTGATTCAGCAAAAATTGGACAACTAAAACAACAAGAACTATATCAAGGTTTTACTCAAAAAAGAAACGCTTTTGTAACACAACACTCCAACTCTTTAGCCTTGCTAATAACAACAGCATACTTCAATCCACAAACGGAGTTGGATTGGTATAAAAAAATTGAAAAAAGTTTAGCGGCAAGTGTCCCTAATTCTAATTATCATTTATCAATTAAAGCACAAATACAACAAATAGAAGCGGCAAAAAAAGCTAACAATAAACCTCAAAGGATTCAACAAGATCCTAATATTGGTCAACAATTTTCTGAATTAAACTTTCCTAATCCAGAAGGGGAGATTATGACAATGGAAGCCTTAAAAGGAAACTATGTTTTAGTTGATTTTTGGGCCTCTTGGTGTAAACCTTGTAGAATGGAAAACCCTAACGTTGTAAAGCTTTATAATAAATACAAAGACAAAGGGTTTACTGTATATAGTGTTTCTCTTGATACTGACAAGAATAGATGGAAAAATGCCATTCAACAAGACCAATTGACTTGGCCCAACCATGTTAGTGACTTAAAAGGTTGGAGAACACAAGCGACGAAAACATATCAATTCAGAGGGATTCCTTATACCATGTTGGTAGACCCTAAAGGGACTATTATTGCAACCAAATTAAGAGGACATCAATTAGAACAACAATTAGAAGCAATTTTTGGGGATTAATGACCTATAATCAGGTATTAGAAAAATTAAAACACTTTTGTGCCTATCAAGAACGTTGTCAAGACGAGGTTCTACAAAAACTATGGACCTATCATCTAGACGAAGAGGAGCGTTTAAATATTATTGCTCAATTAATTTCTGAAAACTACCTCAATGAAGAACGCTTTGCTATTGCATTTTCAGAAGGAAAATTTAGAATAAAAAAATGGGGGAAAAATAAAATCAAAATGAAACTTAAAGAAAAAAAAGTTTCCTCCTACTGTATCCAAAAAGGACTAAACGCTATAGAAGATGAAGAGTACACTTCTGTTCTACAAAACCTTGTCTCCAATAAATATGCTACTGTAAAAGCACCTACCCTATATCAAAAAAAACAAAAAGTCGCAGTATACTGCTATCAAAAAGGATATGAGTCTGATTTGATTTGGGAGCTCATCAATCAGTTGATCCAAGAATAATTTATAACTTTAAAGTCAAAACCACACACTATGATAAAAGACGCTTATATAATAGATGCAATAAGAACTCCAATAGGAAATTTTGGAGGAACTCTTTCTACTGTAAGACCCGATGATTTAGGAGCTTTAGTGATGAAAGAACTAATGAATAGAAATCCTACTTTAAACCCATCTGAAATAGAAGACGTATTATTTGGATGTGCCAACCAAGCAGGAGAAGACAACAGAAATGTTGCTAGAATGTCTTCATTATTGGCCGGACTTCCTCATACTTTAGGAGGTGAAACAGTGAACCGACTTTGTGCTTCTGGAATGGCTTCTACAATTAATGCCAGTAGAGCAATTAAAATAGGAGATGGTGATCTCTATATTTCTGGTGGAGTTGAAAATATGACAAGAGGTCCATGGGTAATCTCTAAGGTTTCTAAACCTTTTGGACGAGATGCTCAAATGCATGATTCAAGCTTTGGATGGCGTTTTATCAATCCAAAGATGAAAGAATTATATGGAGTCGATGGAATGGGGCAAACTGCAGAAAACCTTGTTGACTTGTATAAAATAAGTAGAGAAGATCAAGATCAATTTGCTTACTGGAGTCAAATGAAAGCAACTAAAGCGCAAGAAAATGGAATATTAGCAGAAGAAATCGTACCTGTTATCATCCCTCAAAGAAAAAAAGACGACATCATCTTTGACAAAGATGAGTTCATCAGACCAACAACTACAGTTGAAATATTAGGTAAATTGAGACCCGCCTTTAGAAAAGAAGGAGGAAGTGTAACAGCTGGTAATTCTTCTGGATTAAATGATGGTGCTGGCGCTATTTTAGTAGCATCTGAAGAAGCCGCTAAAAGAAACGGTCTAACTCCTAAAGCAAGAATTGTGTCATCTGCCATTGCCGGTGTTGAACCAAGGATAATGGGAATTGGGCCAGTTTATGCGAGTGAAAAAGCCTTAAAAAGAGCTGGGTTAACTCTAAATGATATGGATATTATCGAAATTAACGAAGCCTTTGCTGCTCAAAGTCTAGCTTGCACAAGAGAAATGGGATTAGCTGATAATGATCCTAGAATAAACCCCAATGGAGGTGCAATTGCTATTGGACACCCCTTGGGTATGACAGGTTCCAGAATCTTACAAACCGCAATGTTAGAACTACACCGAACCAATAAAAAATATGCCTTAGTAACCATGTGTATTGGTGTTGGGCAAGGATATGCAACAATTATTGAAAGAGTATAAAATAAATGGAAGAGTTTGTAACTAGACCAATTAGAGAAACTGAATTAAGGTTAATTCAGTTTCTCTTAAAACATATTAATGCTGATTTAAATCGCTTTCCTATTAGTAATACTGTATATGAATATGAAGGCGGTAAAATGGGGAGCATTAATTTAGTCAACCCTAACCAAGGAGAATACAAAGGAGACATTGCCATCGCTCAATACACTGATAGTGATGGCGTTATTGTTATGATTACCTTAACGATAGACCATAACAATCAATTATTAGATTTAGATTTTTGGAAAGTAAATTTTGAAAAACTAATCACTTATCCTACTCCTGATGATTTAATTTTTGAAAATTTTAAAGACATTAAATAGTTAATACATGATTTTGTCGAAAAAATAACACTTTTTAAATAAAAAAGTTGTTGTTAGTTTTATATATAGATTAGATTCCTTAATTTTCGTACTTAATTATTTGAAAATGAA contains these protein-coding regions:
- a CDS encoding AhpC/TSA family protein, yielding MKNLLFISSLFLGSLSIIAQKDGRKNIKMSGKIAEAQGKTIFINSFKNNKMVPLDSATINKKGKFKLQFSVPADKAFYSLSFTPKNYALLILDSASTSSKITFNSPSTTITKDYEITGSKESEDILKFTTIVNNFQGELNQLKAAYEHPDSAKIGQLKQQELYQGFTQKRNAFVTQHSNSLALLITTAYFNPQTELDWYKKIEKSLAASVPNSNYHLSIKAQIQQIEAAKKANNKPQRIQQDPNIGQQFSELNFPNPEGEIMTMEALKGNYVLVDFWASWCKPCRMENPNVVKLYNKYKDKGFTVYSVSLDTDKNRWKNAIQQDQLTWPNHVSDLKGWRTQATKTYQFRGIPYTMLVDPKGTIIATKLRGHQLEQQLEAIFGD
- the gatB gene encoding Asp-tRNA(Asn)/Glu-tRNA(Gln) amidotransferase subunit GatB, coding for MELKEVLERYEPVIGLEIHAQLNTKSKAYSNDINEFGAIPNTNISPTSLGHPGTLPVFNENTLKYAVRLGLACHSNITRDMHFDRKNYFYADLPKGYQITQDKTPICRGGAIMIKGDDGNEKAIELTRIHMEEDSGKSTHDMDPFDTLIDLNRAGVPLVEIVTEPVIKSANEAYNYLTEVRKLLRYLEICDGNMEEGSMRCDVNISIMPRGSKQFGQRVEVKNMNSMRNVAKAIEFEIVRHAELIEKGEPIVQETRNYDATSNSTVGMRKKEDAHDYRYFPEPDLTPLHVTQAYIDQQKEALPPLPNDLFKKYQKELGLSEYDATNLTENKGIALYFEDLIQKTSNYKSAANWMMGSIKSYLNQNALTIASFPISVDKIAALINIIDEGKISNSVASQKVFPKLLETPNISPLTIAKENNWITQSDSNTLEDIVLTIFKENPAETERFKNGEKKLTGFFMGKIMKATKGAADPKTTNQILNQVIQKL
- the pcaF gene encoding 3-oxoadipyl-CoA thiolase: MKDAYIIDAIRTPIGNFGGTLSTVRPDDLGALVMKELMNRNPTLNPSEIEDVLFGCANQAGEDNRNVARMSSLLAGLPHTLGGETVNRLCASGMASTINASRAIKIGDGDLYISGGVENMTRGPWVISKVSKPFGRDAQMHDSSFGWRFINPKMKELYGVDGMGQTAENLVDLYKISREDQDQFAYWSQMKATKAQENGILAEEIVPVIIPQRKKDDIIFDKDEFIRPTTTVEILGKLRPAFRKEGGSVTAGNSSGLNDGAGAILVASEEAAKRNGLTPKARIVSSAIAGVEPRIMGIGPVYASEKALKRAGLTLNDMDIIEINEAFAAQSLACTREMGLADNDPRINPNGGAIAIGHPLGMTGSRILQTAMLELHRTNKKYALVTMCIGVGQGYATIIERV
- a CDS encoding AhpC/TSA family protein produces the protein MKFFKYTILSTLLTVSLGSCSEEPKEESQPVQTTDSKENITFENAVSTTPENPNATHFSIQGTLAEGKDQKLFLYFFSGQQPSIIDSTVIQADHTFKLEGKGEGYQFYGVGSSPKKLKLLLLNSTEQVTLSGDYNLISKADIDGSADSKILDNYTNQKQEFYTKMQELQNKIQSFPQNTNSPERNALLKESEALTIEFTKFVTNFIDQNIESPAILSTTGDLFDPNSQMVYLKKIENTLAKTMNNSIYHNSLKANIAKLQQQMTMQQPKQNGNAQVGMQAQELNFPSPSGEKIALSSLRGKVVLIDFWASWCKPCRMENPNVVRLYNEYKDKGFTVYSVSLDKDKGRWENAIKQDGLVWPNHVSDLKGWQSAASALYGVNGIPYTVLIDKDGKVIATSLRGIQLEQKLKEILG
- a CDS encoding RecX family transcriptional regulator; translation: MTYNQVLEKLKHFCAYQERCQDEVLQKLWTYHLDEEERLNIIAQLISENYLNEERFAIAFSEGKFRIKKWGKNKIKMKLKEKKVSSYCIQKGLNAIEDEEYTSVLQNLVSNKYATVKAPTLYQKKQKVAVYCYQKGYESDLIWELINQLIQE